The Halichondria panicea chromosome 14, odHalPani1.1, whole genome shotgun sequence genome contains a region encoding:
- the LOC135347308 gene encoding uncharacterized protein LOC135347308, whose amino-acid sequence MQWILKSSAASSFERKWSPKIRPPYEDPEDLEDDVTLVFRKPSWQLRACLASVLITPVLYQLYLIMVTIRYILFLQTFSSPPRPACPVVDLIWTGVFPCELGWRGSALAALILSAVLITCYSLITACLVRWNPRKQWNTQYCTTSVLDTQEKPTKFQVRVQSTNRLMLPPTLSLCILLLIFRLLLQSGDVEANPGPTFTSILTLDDLNSVYKNLIKAAGNWFDLGLDLGLGFHILDNISDKHRDNQTCLRDMITARLKTGPLTYSEICQSLRASTVDRNDVAEAIKKECTDSNTLVEPSRSPKLCAIETYKTYLISTYNVRQLPADERCPLGCVKHFINLMIVNNCDRNAQPKLQTHQVHGKIDLVDKGQVCIEQIACKIGDSFPKLVIIEGAPGVGKTTLSWELCRRWSLGKIWRDYSLVVLLQLRDKYTQEADNLADLFECGDKVRSQKVSNEVSQSEGEGLLFILEGLDEFPQALSFTSRKYSVIMKLIHGKLLPASTVVITSRPWALDSLKKCSSRIDQKIVVLGFTEIQIQEYIDQAIKDGAPDDLRTYIAANPHINSAMYNPLCARIVIQVYMECHTRKQNIFPNTTTELYTAYSSVLLKRYLTDHPVQEEWNGNLQELPQSLQPHFLHLCRIAHKGLAIQNANQLIFYEDDIPESSTTLGFMNSVHPLYQSITQTVSPSYNFIHLTLQEFLAAFHIWRTYSQPKQLFFIETQSKSESNMIILFLAGLTHFSDPWTRCVLPAPQVREEDNETVIYLDTKHILWLYETQNEQLITSFENVILPIELMHRQLDPLYFLALGYCIAVGNFMLELNYWFSISKNMRFLMAGLRRHKSNCSSQIKVLNVICDMYPFPDSWCDIINYIPAATQGVLQVYNGQHMPLASKLSKFLENVETVTISSLPILLEVLKYSRTLKTLHFHINDLEITGILNDTITEFCSSLEYLEVTIYVGGADGDILDIYESADCNTRLNFGLNIKRFKELNLPQLFPSNLGSIFAGDFTEQVIKCIDHFAIFLSYFGLFTDDPLDGVLCRSSLTLSIYHSSLSKCLLLEKLAVDVGSDLSQNITASAVCKHKTLQEVNVQSNNIIKALEENSSVKQLYCNVEFTSDDMIENFCALLRQNSVLEEICIQVCDGIKLETADINLYGGQDCLLPIHSSTFLKQIMETVCSLTLKKFVIRLNIYKQVDLIASNDTIMAICNVLENKKYLEHLHLPTLCVEPDQRFLLPIANALSKNSSLTTLILELILECKYTYSEFQKLLITSEDTKAVGDMLKINKTLCVLHLMVPDIPDWSPIIEGLKLNTTIRELHIPLSARQSAIKCIDYDSVRSRIKYPTQ is encoded by the exons CTCCCCCACGTCCTGCTTGCCCTGTGGTTGACTTGATTTGGACCGGAGTGTTTCCTTGTGAGCTGGGATGGAGGGGGAGTGCACTGGCCGCTCTCATTCTGTCAGCTGTGCTTATCACCTGctactcactcatcactgccTGCTTGGTGAGATGGAACCCtcggaaacaatggaacactCAGTATTGCACAACATCAG TTTTAGATACTCAAGAAAAGCCGACCAAGTTCCAAGTGAGAGTTCAGAGCACTAATAGACTGATGTTGCCCCCCACTCTCAGTCTGTGTATACTGTTACTGATATTCCGCTTACTGTTACAGTCAGGAGATGTTGAAGCAAACCCTGGACCAACGTTTA CCTCAATTCTGACTCTCGATGATTTGAATTCTGTTTATAAGAACTTGATAAAAGCTGCTGGTAACTGGTTCGACCTGGGACTTGATCTGGGATTAGGCTTTCACATCCTCGATAATATCAGTGATAAACATCGAGATAATCAAACCTGTTTACGTgacatgataactgctcgctTGAAGACTGGCCCTCTCACCTATTCTGAAATATGTCAGAGTCTCAGAGCATCAACAGTTGATCGGAATGATGTCGCGGAGGCTATAAAGAAAGAATGTACCg ATTCCAATACTTTGGTTGAGCCATCAAGAAGTCCAAAGTTGTGTGCTATTGAAACATACAAAACATACCTTATTAGCACTTACAATGTAAGACAGCTTCCTGCTGATGAGCGCTGTCCTCTTGGCTGTGTGAAACATTTTATAAATCTGATGATCGTTAATAATTGTGATCGAAATGCTCAACCCAAACTTCAAACACACCAAGTGCACGGTAAAATTGATCTTGTAGATAAAGGCCAAGTTTGTATTGAACAAATTGCATGTAAAATTGGTGACTCATTTCCCAAACTAGTTATCATCGAAGGAGCTCCAGGAGTCGGTAAGACCACCTTGTCATGGGAACTGTGCAGACGGTGGAGTTTAGGAAAGATTTGGAGAGACTACTCTCTCGTTGTATTGCTGCAACTGCGTGATAAGTACACTCAAGAAGCTGATAACTTGGCAGACCTTTTTGAATGTGGAGATAAAGTTAGATCCCAGAAAGTTAGTAACGAAGTATCTCAATCAGAAGGTGAAGGATTGTTGTTTATTCTGGAGGGTCTCGATGAATTTCCGCAAGCACTAAGTTTTACTAGTAGAAAATACTCCGTTATCATGAAACTCATACATGGAAAACTTTTACCAGCAAGTACTGTTGTCATAACCAGCAGGCCATGGGCTTTAGATTCACTTAAAAAATGTAGCAGTCGAATTGATCAAAAAATTGTGGTCCTTGGTTTTACAGAGATACAGATACAAGAGTACATTGATCAGGCAATTAAGGATGGAGCACCAGATGATTTACGAACGTATATTGCTGCCAACCCACACATTAACAGTGCCATGTACAATCCTCTCTGTGCTCGTATTGTTATTCAAGTTTACATGGAATGCCATACCAGAAAACAAAATATTTTTCCAAACACAACAACAGAACTTTATACTGCATACTCCAGTGTTTTGCTAAAGCGATACCTTACTGACCACCCAGTGCAAGAAGAGTGGAATGGTAATCTTCAAGAGTTACCTCAATCACTTCAACCTCATTTCCTTCACCTCTGCCGAATTGCACACAAAGGATTAGCAATACAGAACGCAAATCAGCTTATTTTCTATGAGGACGACATTCCCGAAAGCAGTACTACACTTGGTTTTATGAACAGTGTCCACCCACTGTATCAATCCATCACACAAACCGTATCTCCTTCATACAACTTCATTCATCTAACGCTGCAAGAGTTCTTGGCTGCATTCCATATATGGAGAACATACTCTCAACCAAAACAGCTATTTTTTATTGAAACACAATCTAAATCCGAAAGCAATATGATAATCTTATTTTTAGCTGGTCTCACACATTTTTCTGATCCCTGGACAAGGTGTGTTTTGCCTGCTCCACAGGTTAGAGAAGAAGACAATGAAACGGTGATTTACCTCGATACAAAACACATACTCTGGCTGTATGAAACTCAAAATGAACAACTAATTACCTCTTTCGAAAATGTTATACTCCCTATCGAACTAATGCACCGACAATTGGATCCCTTGTATTTCCTTGCTCTAGGCTATTGCATAGCAGTAGGGAACTTCATGTTAGAATTAAATTACTGGTTCTCCATTTCGAAAAATATGCGTTTTTTAATGGCTGGACTCAGGAGACACAAATCTAATTGTTCTTCACAGATCAAAGTTTTAAATGTGATATGTGATATGTACCCATTCCCTGATAGTTGGTGCGACATAATAAACTATATTCCAGCTGCAACACAAGGAGTGCTACAAGTATATAATGGCCAACACATGCCGTTGGCAAGCAAACTATCAAAATTCCTAGAGAATGTTGAGACGGTTACTATCTCATCGTTGCCGATCTTATTAGAAGTATTGAAATATTCGAGAACTCTGAAGACATTACATTTTCATATTAATGACTTAGAAATAACTGGCATTTTAAATGATACAATTACAGAATTCTGTTCTTCTTTAGAATATTTGGAAGTTACCATATACGTAGGCGGTGCTGACGGTGATATATTAGATATTTATGAATCAGCTGATTGCAATACACGTCTAAACTTTGGATTGAATATCAAAAGGTTCAAAGAACTAAATCTACCTCAATTATTCCCTTCGAATTTGGGTTCAATATTTGCAGGGGATTTTACAGAGCAGGTAATTAAATGTATCGATCATTTCGCTATCTTTTTAAGTTATTTCGGACTATTTACTGATGATCCACTAGATGGCGTACTGTGCAGAAGTTCCTTAACACTCTCGATCTATCATTCTTCTCTCTCCAAGTGTCTATTGCTGGAAAAGCTAGCAGTTGATGTGGGCTCCGATCTTTCTCAAAACATCACAGCATCTGCAGTATGTAAACATAAAACCCTGCAAGAGGTTAATGTTCAGTCTAATAACATTATCAAGGCACTCGAAGAAAACTCTTCAGTTAAACAACTATATTGTAACGTGGAGTTCACATCAGATGATATGATAGAAAACTTCTGTGCCCTGCTACGACAAAACAGTGTTCTAGAAGAAATATGTATTCAGGTGTGTGATGGTATTAAACTTGAAACCGCTGACATAAACTTGTATGGCGGACAAGATTGTCTGCTTCCAATACATTCATCAACATTTTTGAAACAAATAATGGAGACTGTTTGCAGTCTGACGCTAAAGAAGTTTGTGATTAGACTAAACATATATAAACAAGTAGATCTAATAGCCAGCAACGATACAATTATGGCTATTTGCAATGTACTTGAGAATAAAAAGTATCTTGAGCACCTGCATTTGCCAACACTGTGTGTGGAACCAGACCAACGTTTCTTACTACCTATCGCAAATGCATTGAGTAAGAATTCGAGTCTCACAACTTTGATATTGGAGTTGATACTTGAATGTAAATACACATACTCTGAATTTCAGAAGCTACTCATCACTTCGGAAGATACCAAAGCTGTTGGTGATATGTTGAAAATAAATAAGACTCTTTGTGTTCTCCACCTGATGGTGCCGGATATTCCCGACTGGTCTCCGATTATCGAGGGTCTAAAACTCAATACAACAATTAGAGAATTACATATTCCATTAAGTGCAAGACAAAGTGCTATAAAGTGCATCGACTATGACAGTGTTAGGAGTAGAATAAAGTATCCCACACAATAA